In the genome of Rhodoferax sp. BAB1, one region contains:
- a CDS encoding DNA-binding transcriptional regulator, protein MANIASLLKSEISRIARKEIRAETETLKKASAQYRSDIAALKRRLAEQDRFIAKLRKSKPAASANDKSEEASQLRFRADGFASLRKKLGLSAADMGKLLGVSLQTIYHWEKGQSKPRASQLQGIAEVRKLGKRGAAARLAEV, encoded by the coding sequence ATGGCCAATATCGCTAGCCTCCTGAAATCAGAGATTTCCCGTATTGCACGCAAAGAGATCCGCGCTGAAACCGAGACCCTGAAGAAGGCCTCGGCCCAGTACCGTAGCGACATCGCTGCCCTCAAGCGGCGACTGGCCGAACAGGACCGCTTCATTGCCAAACTAAGAAAGAGCAAGCCGGCCGCCTCCGCTAACGACAAGTCGGAAGAAGCCTCCCAGCTTCGCTTTCGCGCCGATGGCTTTGCCAGCCTGCGCAAGAAGCTGGGTCTGTCAGCCGCCGATATGGGCAAACTGCTCGGTGTTTCGCTGCAGACCATCTACCACTGGGAGAAGGGGCAGTCCAAACCACGGGCCAGCCAGCTGCAGGGCATCGCTGAAGTGCGCAAGCTGGGCAAGCGTGGCGCTGCAGCGCGTTTGGCAGAGGTCTAG
- a CDS encoding antitoxin Xre/MbcA/ParS toxin-binding domain-containing protein gives MMLNPPSPSVLDEVDSPIVLPAEIIQKLAPVFEVSTTRMAQLLGMSRHVVWRRIHRREALPPKHQARAMGALRLHALALHLYGYQTVNARREARRWMNDWLREPRLWFGWRKPIEYLGSDVDQKKALTLIEGIAAGAYM, from the coding sequence ATGATGCTGAACCCACCATCCCCGAGCGTTCTCGATGAGGTAGACAGCCCGATCGTTCTGCCGGCAGAAATCATCCAGAAACTGGCTCCAGTCTTCGAGGTGTCGACAACTCGCATGGCTCAGCTGCTGGGCATGAGCAGGCATGTCGTGTGGCGCAGGATTCACCGGCGCGAAGCCTTACCGCCGAAACACCAGGCGCGGGCTATGGGGGCGCTTCGTCTCCATGCATTGGCGCTCCATCTCTACGGGTACCAAACCGTCAACGCACGGCGGGAGGCCAGGCGCTGGATGAATGACTGGCTCCGTGAGCCACGTCTTTGGTTCGGATGGCGCAAGCCGATCGAGTACCTTGGCTCTGACGTGGATCAGAAGAAGGCGCTGACCCTGATTGAGGGTATCGCGGCTGGGGCTTATATGTAA
- a CDS encoding metallophosphoesterase, which translates to MKLLVLSDLHNDISAMDPVVDGRRIDADADVVVLAGDIHEGVQAPMWARQAFPNKEIVLVAGNHEFYGRYWNRNLRKIREKSAQLGIHFLENEAVELLGVRFLGCTLWTDYCLYGEERRRESMREALSLMTDFRQIKLDRKPGENQDWREFRAVKLIPQLTLRRHVQSAAWLDQQLAMGDPDKTVVVTHHPPLGQSIPEYYQGDKLSPAYASNLTQLVGRSKLWVHGHVHDNSDYTFGLTRVICNPRGYPTPSGSLLNELFQPSLAIEI; encoded by the coding sequence GTGAAGCTGCTCGTGCTGAGTGACCTGCACAACGACATCTCGGCGATGGATCCCGTGGTCGACGGTCGGCGCATCGACGCTGATGCGGATGTGGTCGTGCTTGCCGGGGACATCCACGAGGGGGTTCAGGCGCCGATGTGGGCCCGCCAGGCCTTCCCGAACAAGGAGATCGTCCTGGTAGCTGGCAACCACGAGTTCTACGGCCGTTACTGGAACCGCAACCTGCGCAAGATCCGAGAGAAGTCGGCCCAGCTGGGCATCCACTTCCTGGAGAACGAGGCGGTGGAGCTGCTCGGGGTCCGGTTCCTGGGGTGCACGCTCTGGACCGACTACTGTCTTTATGGCGAGGAGCGCCGCCGGGAGAGCATGAGAGAGGCGCTGAGCCTGATGACGGACTTCCGGCAGATCAAGCTGGATCGCAAGCCTGGCGAGAACCAGGACTGGCGGGAGTTCAGAGCCGTGAAGCTGATCCCGCAGCTCACCTTGCGTCGACACGTGCAGAGCGCCGCGTGGCTCGATCAACAGCTTGCCATGGGAGACCCGGACAAGACTGTCGTCGTCACCCACCACCCGCCGCTGGGGCAATCCATCCCGGAGTATTACCAGGGAGACAAGTTGAGTCCGGCCTATGCATCCAACCTGACGCAGCTGGTGGGACGCTCGAAGCTGTGGGTTCATGGACACGTTCACGACAACTCGGATTACACCTTCGGTCTGACCCGGGTGATCTGCAATCCCAGGGGTTACCCGACACCCTCGGGAAGCCTTCTGAATGAGTTGTTCCAGCCTAGCCTGGCGATCGAGATTTGA
- a CDS encoding metallophosphoesterase, whose amino-acid sequence MTIEQKVGEFDQQKAEALRRIWFVGDVHGEFKYVARSLMAAEVQPSWIVFAGDIDISHKPFRQLLEPIKRWDPAIHIAFIPGNHDADSYEHWEMLHDSGDAISIHGQVMEMEGIRVAGLGGHFVGRVWMPPSEPLFRSREEALRGGTFRYRDGQRPSPTYLSAIYAAEVGRLSQRRADILVTHEAPSCHPHGHTELDMLARSLQAQRMFHGHHHDDRTAAYSLQREQLGFDAIGLRVCSIKNGLGEVIFVGEKNW is encoded by the coding sequence ATGACCATCGAACAGAAGGTCGGCGAGTTCGACCAGCAGAAAGCCGAGGCTCTGCGCCGGATCTGGTTCGTGGGCGATGTCCACGGTGAGTTCAAGTACGTGGCCAGGAGCCTGATGGCTGCCGAGGTGCAACCGAGCTGGATCGTGTTCGCCGGTGACATCGACATCAGCCACAAGCCGTTTCGGCAACTTCTGGAGCCCATCAAACGTTGGGATCCGGCGATCCATATCGCCTTCATTCCCGGCAATCACGACGCCGATTCTTACGAGCATTGGGAAATGCTCCACGACTCAGGGGATGCCATCTCGATCCATGGTCAGGTGATGGAAATGGAGGGCATCCGGGTGGCTGGGCTTGGCGGGCACTTTGTGGGACGGGTCTGGATGCCGCCTTCGGAGCCTCTGTTCCGCAGCCGTGAGGAGGCTTTGAGGGGAGGCACCTTCCGGTACCGGGATGGTCAAAGGCCGTCGCCGACCTATCTGTCTGCGATCTATGCCGCGGAGGTCGGCCGGCTGAGTCAGCGGCGAGCCGACATCCTGGTCACGCATGAAGCGCCATCCTGCCATCCCCATGGCCACACGGAGTTGGACATGCTTGCCAGGTCACTCCAGGCTCAGAGGATGTTCCACGGGCACCACCACGATGATAGGACGGCTGCCTATTCCCTGCAGCGTGAGCAGCTGGGATTTGATGCCATCGGCCTACGGGTCTGTTCCATCAAGAACGGCCTGGGCGAGGTGATCTTTGTAGGAGAGAAAAATTGGTGA
- a CDS encoding AAA family ATPase, with product MRQNTKKDEAALPGYGDYSFKEDDTYRCVTLVLPNRLLQALTEERLAAEALKAQEEQNLRQSKAADESSPSAFFKPRSALGANELDPDRESKDLEQAAVESTRSAETGEFVVVHEVLEPLKLIKDLKSRTPDREIHKRNELLYKQIKARGHLRALAQPVVDLQGFEHLRKAFPHFSPVLDLVRDQYAFAELTGKAFHIPPILLAGDPGIGKTRFSQELAQALGTVMRRLPFDNGQSGVSLLGSDKNWANTTYGSVFELVVLGEYANPVILLDEIDKASKRPEGDPLASLHSLLEPVTSHRVRDISVDFEFNASRVIWIATANELERIPQSLRSRFQEFWIEQPSGAQALQMAEVVAQEVHQEMNLPGFQPPALPLVRYIAHLSAREQIQALKRAYAAARVDGRHQIALADLPEQVRRDASEFAGEDVPPAGLLH from the coding sequence ATGAGACAGAACACCAAGAAAGACGAAGCAGCCCTTCCGGGCTACGGCGACTACTCCTTCAAAGAAGACGACACTTACCGCTGCGTCACGCTCGTCCTGCCTAACCGTCTGCTGCAGGCCCTGACAGAGGAGCGGCTTGCTGCTGAAGCCCTCAAAGCCCAGGAAGAACAAAACCTCCGGCAGAGCAAGGCAGCCGACGAGTCGTCCCCGTCCGCGTTTTTCAAGCCCCGTTCAGCCCTGGGCGCCAACGAGCTCGACCCTGACCGTGAGTCAAAGGATCTGGAGCAAGCGGCCGTCGAATCCACCAGGTCAGCCGAGACCGGAGAGTTCGTCGTCGTCCATGAGGTGCTAGAACCCCTCAAGCTCATCAAGGACCTCAAGTCCCGTACGCCTGACCGGGAGATCCACAAGCGCAATGAACTGCTCTACAAGCAGATCAAGGCCCGGGGACACTTGCGCGCTCTGGCCCAGCCGGTCGTTGACCTGCAGGGGTTCGAGCACCTGCGCAAGGCCTTCCCGCACTTCTCGCCCGTGCTCGACCTGGTCAGGGATCAGTACGCCTTCGCTGAGCTGACGGGCAAGGCCTTCCACATCCCGCCCATCCTGCTGGCTGGTGACCCAGGCATCGGCAAGACCCGCTTCTCCCAGGAGTTGGCCCAGGCCCTCGGCACAGTCATGCGCCGCCTACCTTTTGACAACGGCCAATCCGGCGTCTCCTTGCTCGGCTCCGACAAGAACTGGGCCAACACCACCTACGGCTCCGTCTTCGAGCTGGTGGTGCTGGGCGAGTACGCCAACCCGGTCATCCTGCTGGACGAGATCGACAAGGCAAGCAAGCGGCCCGAGGGTGACCCCCTGGCCTCCTTGCACTCCCTGTTGGAGCCGGTGACCTCGCACCGCGTGCGCGACATCAGCGTGGACTTCGAGTTCAACGCCAGCCGGGTGATCTGGATCGCCACGGCCAACGAGCTGGAGCGGATTCCGCAGTCCTTGCGATCGCGGTTCCAGGAGTTCTGGATCGAGCAGCCCTCAGGCGCCCAGGCTCTTCAGATGGCCGAGGTGGTTGCCCAGGAAGTGCACCAGGAGATGAACCTGCCCGGCTTTCAGCCGCCGGCCCTGCCGCTCGTGCGCTACATCGCCCATCTCAGCGCCCGGGAGCAGATCCAGGCGCTCAAGCGGGCCTATGCCGCGGCTCGGGTGGATGGGCGTCACCAGATAGCCCTGGCCGATCTGCCGGAACAGGTGCGTCGGGACGCCAGCGAGTTCGCCGGCGAAGACGTTCCGCCTGCCGGCTTGTTGCACTGA